The Chloroflexi bacterium ADurb.Bin180 region CAGCCGACGGTCTGAAATGCGCACTGGCTGGCGCACAGTCGGGCCAAATGCCTGTTTCCGGCGAGCAGGCCCTGCACTGGGCGGAGGACCATCGCTGGAGTCATCTGGTGCCGAGTTTTGTCCGCATGTACCAGTCTGCACTGGGACAGGGACGGGAAGCATGATCGAAGGTCACGACATCCTGTGCTTCGCCCCAGGACCATGGGATGATATCTGGCGCAACCGCCACCAGCTTATGAGCCGGCTGGCGCGGGCTAACCAGGTGCTGTACGTCGAACCCTGGCCAGAGCTGCGCCCGACGCTGCGCCGCCTGCGTCACGGCCAAGTGGGGCTTGGCGACCTGAAGCCGCCTCGCCTGCGACGAATCAGCGCTGGGCTCTCAGTGTTCAGACCGGCCACCTGGGCGCCCCGTGCGACCCGTGTGCCGGTGCGAGCCGTGACCGATGCCGTCTTTATGGCCTCGCTGCGCCGAGCCATCCATGCACTTGATCTCCAGAGGCCCATTCTGTGGCTCTTTCTCCCGGAGATGGACATTTTCGTCGGCCGTTTTGGCGAAAAGCTGGTTATCTACCACATTGTGGACGAGTACTCCGGGTACACTGGCATCAGCGCCGGCTGGCGGCCAACGCTGCAACGGGCAGAAGAGCGCCTGGCGAGCCGGGCGGACCTGGTTGTGGTGACGTCCCCGGAACTCCTGCAACGCAAGAAGGGTCTGAACCCCAACACTGTGTTGGTCCCCAATGCGGTCGATTACGAGGCTTTTGCCGGCGCGTGTGGCTCGGGGCAACCTGCTCCGAGAGAACTGGCGGACTGTCCGCGGCCCGTCGCCGGCTACGTTGGTGCCATCAACGACAAGCTGGACCTGCCCCTGCTGGCACGTACCGCCGCAGAGGCCAGTCGCTGGACTCTGGTGCTGGTCGGTCCGGTCATCGTTGAGAGCCCGGATGGCCAGCAGGCGCTTGACCAGCTGCGCTCCTTGCCCAACGTCAAGTTCGTAGATGCCCGGCCGGTCGAGGACGTGCCACGGTACGTCGCCGCGTGCG contains the following coding sequences:
- the tuaH gene encoding putative teichuronic acid biosynthesis glycosyltransferase TuaH produces the protein MIEGHDILCFAPGPWDDIWRNRHQLMSRLARANQVLYVEPWPELRPTLRRLRHGQVGLGDLKPPRLRRISAGLSVFRPATWAPRATRVPVRAVTDAVFMASLRRAIHALDLQRPILWLFLPEMDIFVGRFGEKLVIYHIVDEYSGYTGISAGWRPTLQRAEERLASRADLVVVTSPELLQRKKGLNPNTVLVPNAVDYEAFAGACGSGQPAPRELADCPRPVAGYVGAINDKLDLPLLARTAAEASRWTLVLVGPVIVESPDGQQALDQLRSLPNVKFVDARPVEDVPRYVAACDVCLLPYRIIEWTKHIDSLKLYEYLACAKPVVATDVPAARRAGDVVEIAPPAETLTATMEHALSSDNPDVRARRRIIASQNTWGIRVEQLSAAIESTLRTRLEPAREHSPGAANPAAVK